Proteins encoded within one genomic window of Xiphophorus maculatus strain JP 163 A chromosome 11, X_maculatus-5.0-male, whole genome shotgun sequence:
- the LOC102231336 gene encoding endosialin — MLNIKRSSSSCSSMTLLYIVWLLTVCVAPGSQGQRMKEPDGEQQVAEAQLGEKDAICNQEGCFAVFLQKKAFREARQACLDQGGTLVTMYTREAAGVVHNLLSGTAVHGSRARLRLWIGLHRPPRQCSTTKPLRGFVWVTGNQEAQFSNWIRKEMPNTCAVPRCVAMTVHTSDAAGESGENFRWAEGPCVMKLDGFICQYTYSMMCSPLKDEGGGPAVYETPFHFKSTQLTHVPYGSVADMPCPTDSSTPDAPSRESALCIERDDGTVGWFTDAPLCSSGSPRQTQDWCSGEHECEQHCQNRNEDYYCFCSEGYILNEDGYSCKLDPLSQTDPPELSDSAFATDKTPVNRICVDMGCEYDCSITSRSTRCTCPPGYQIGPGGRKCLDVDECQQQPCPQLCVNTPGTFHCTCYPGYQPDSTDECVDIDECLDEGTCAGTCQNTEGSFNCLCDPGFVSNSEGECIDLDECTEYSPCDQQCINFVGGYQCNCKLGFELKKDGLTCQPPTYDGEYSTLNPDPSIYDDLDTPWSTLDPFFKADVNWLTDSPQRPTPDMAHQSDNHLNQWDHLSPKQYQTASSPTQKMRTGNNIEDDTHTGGGNSNDQKVIEIAKKPTSGTEEAETPKIDSTGETNSTTAVKDGSDDVKRKHDKSWLLVALLVPLCVFLVVMLALGIVYCTSCAVDKSLSFADCYRWVLPATPPERRESKTHA, encoded by the exons ATGCTAAATATCAAAAGGAGTAGTAGCAGTTGCAGCAGCATGACTCTCCTGTATATCGTCTGGCTGCTGACAGTTTGTGTGGCTCCTGGGAGTCAGGGCCAGAGAATGAAGGAGCCTGATGGGGAGCAGCAAGTAGCTGAAGCCCAGCTGGGTGAGAAGGACGCCATCTGCAACCAGGAGGGATGCTTTGCCGTCTTCTTACAGAAGAAGGCCTTCAGGGAAGCTAGGCAGGCCTGCCTGGATCAAGGTGGAACCCTGGTGACGATGTACACTCGTGAAGCGGCGGGTGTGGTTCACAACCTGCTGTCAGGAACTGCTGTGCATGGATCAAGGGCCAGGCTTCGTCTCTGGATCGGGCTGCACCGACCTCCACGCCAGTGTTCAACCACAAAACCACTCAGAGGATTCGTCTGGGTCACAG GAAACCAGGAAGCTCAGTTCTCCAACTGGATCCGTAAAGAAATGCCCAACACTTGTGCAGTACCTCGCTGTGTGGCCATGACTGTGCATACGTCTGACGCCGCAGGAGAGAGCGGCGAGAATTTCCGTTGGGCTGAAGGACCTTGCGTCATGAAACTGGATGGATTTATTTGCCAGTACACCTACAGCATGATGTGTTCACCCCTGAAGGATGAGGGTGGAGGTCCCGCTGTCTATGAAACCccatttcatttcaaaagtaCCCAATTGACCCATGTGCCTTATGGGTCTGTAGCTGACATGCCATGTCCTACAGATAGCTCAACTCCAGATGCACCTTCCAGGGAATCAGCACTGTGTATTGAAAGAGATGATGGCACAGTGGGTTGGTTTACAGATGCCCCTCTTTGCTCTTCCGGTTCACCCAGACAAACCCAGGACTGGTGTAGCGGTGAGCATGAATGTGAGCAGCACTGCCAGAACAGGAATGAGGATTACTACTGTTTCTGCTCTGAGGGCTACATATTAAATGAAGATGGCTACAGCTGCAAGTTGGACCCTCTGAGCCAAACTGACCCTCCAGAGCTATCAGATTCTGCTTTTGCCACAGACAAGACCCCAGTCAATCGGATCTGTGTGGATATGGGTTGTGAATATGACTGCTCAATAACATCTCGGAGCACTCGCTGCACCTGCCCCCCAGGCTACCAAATAGGTCCAGGTGGACGCAAGTGTTTGGATGTGGATGAATGCCAACAGCAGCCGTGTCCGCAACTTTGTGTCAACACTCCAGGCACATTTCACTGCACCTGTTACCCAGGATACCAGCCAGACAGTACAGATGAATGTGTGGACATAGACGAGTGCCTGGATGAAGGCACCTGTGCAGGGACTTGTCAGAACACTGAGGGTTCTTTCAACTGTCTGTGTGACCCTGGCTTTGTATCAAACAGTGAAGGAGAATGTATAGATTTGGATGAGTGCACAGAGTATTCACCTTGTGACCAGCAGTGTATTAACTTTGTTGGAGGGTACCAGTGCAACTGTAAACTTGGCTTTGAACTGAAGAAGGACGGACTTACCTGCCAACCTCCAACTTATGACGGAGAATATTCCACTCTGAACCCTGACCCCAGTATTTACGATGATCTGGATACTCCCTGGTCCACTCTTGATCCCTTTTTCAAAGCTGATGTCAACTGGCTGACAGATTCCCCTCAGAGACCCACCCCTGACATGGCTCATCAGTCAGATAACCACCTAAACCAATGGGATCACTTATCACCAAAGCAATACCAGACAGCCTCATCCCCAACCCAAAAGATGAGAACAGGCAACAACATTGAAGATGATACTCATACAGGAGGTGGCAACTCCAATGATCAGAAAGTAATTGAAATTGCAAAGAAGCCCACAAGTGGGACTGAGGAGGCTGAGACACCTAAAATAGACAGTACAGGTGAAACCAATAGTACAACAGCGGTTAAAGACGGATCTGATGATGTGAAACGCAAGCATGACAAGAGCTGGCTACTGGTGGCTCTTCTCGTCCCTCTGTGCGTGTTCCTGGTGGTGATGTTGGCTTTGGGAATCGTCTACTGTACCAGCTGTGCAGTAGACAAGAGCCTCAGCTTTGCAGACTGCTATCGCTGGGTGCTCCCTGCAACACCCCCAGAGAGGAGGGAAAGCAAAACCCACGCTTGA
- the dpp3 gene encoding dipeptidyl peptidase 3: MVDSQYYLPNDIGISALDCREAFRLLSPQEKMYAHYLSRAAWYGGLVVLLQTSPESANIFVLLQRIFRKQTPDQLEQVAKAAGLSSEDYQAFLVYAAGVYANMGNYKSFGDTKFIPNLPKDKLEALVRASQAFQENPTEMEALWGSSSCLIYSLEDRQKQLGLGDKGITSYFSGNCSLEDAELAQRFLDSRKLSAYNTRLFKRENGGKSCYEVRLASAVQKDCAVDGEAGSSCGSFTFEDKEFIVKRGDYSPLMEKVCHYLQEAQAYAANENQKKMLEEYRRSFEFGSIEAHKEGSRFWIKDKGPIVESYIGFIESYRDPFGSRGEFEGFVAVVNKAMSERFAKLVSSAEVLLPELPWPQQFEKDTFLKPDFTSLDVLTFAGSGIPAGINIPNYDDIRQSEGFKNVSLGNVLAVAYATQKEKLTFLDEKDKDLFIKWKGLSFEVQVGLHELLGHGSGKLFVQDDRGKFNFDQSNVVNPETGEKVSSWYRGSETWDSKFSTIASSYEECRAECVGLYLCLNKQVLSIFGHEAQEAEDAVYINWLSMVRAGLLGLEFYTPESKSWRQAHMQARFVILRVLLEAGEGLVGLEEVEGQDGKPDARITLDRSKISTVGKDAIHRFLCKLQVFKSTADVEGGRALYEGYSAVSDTGAHNFLRLRETVLLRKEARKMFVQANTRIGGNKLEFGDRHMNQIGGENVELVEYESNAAGLIRSFTERFQDDAEQLEDVLLDLNKADACYWC, translated from the exons atggtggACTCTCAGTACTACCTCCCCAATGACATTGGGATCTCAGCGCTTGACTGCCGCGAAGCCTTTCGTCTGCTGTCTCCTCAGGAGAAGATGTACGCCCACTACCTGTCACGGGCCGCTTG gTATGGTGGTCTGGTGGTGCTGCTGCAGACCTCTCCAGAGTCTGCAAATATCTTTGTCCTGCTGCAGAGGATTTTTAGGAAGCAGACTCCAGATCAGTTGGAGCAGGTTGCTAAAGCAGCTGGTCTCAGCTCTGAGGATTACCAG GCCTTCTTGGTGTATGCTGCTGGTGTATATGCAAACATGGGCAATTACAAGTCTTTTGGAGACACCAAATTCATTCCAAATCTACCAAAG GACAAGCTGGAGGCTCTGGTGAGGGCCAGCCAAGCGTTTCAGGAGAATCCCACTGAGATGGAGGCTCTGTGGGGCAGTAGCTCATGCCTCATTTACTCCCTGgaagacagacagaaacaacTTGGGCTGGGCGATAAG ggaATTACCTCTTATTTCTCAGGAAACTGCTCTCTGGAGGATGCGGAGCTGGCTCAAAGATTTCTGGACTCAAGA AAACTCTCTGCTTACAACACACGTCTGTTCAAGAgggaaaatggaggaaaatccTGCTACGAGGTTCGCTTGGCTTCAGCTGTTCAAAAAG ACTGTGCAGTGGATGGGGAGGCTGGGTCGTCCTGCGGTAGCTTCACCTTTGAGGACAAAGAGTTCATTGTTAAGAGGGGAGACTACAGTCCTCTCATGGAAAAAGTCTGCCATTATCTCCAAGAAGCCCAG GCGTATGCTGCTAATGAGAACCAGAAGAAGATGCTGGAAGAGTACCGGCGCAGTTTTGAATTTGGTTCTATTGAAGCCCACAAAGAAGGCTCACGGTTTTGGATCAAGGACAAGGGGCCGATTGTTGAGAG TTATATAGGTTTCATAGAGAGCTACAGAGACCCTTTTGGCTCCCGAGGAGAGTTTGAAG GATTTGTGGCCGTTGTGAACAAGGCGATGAGCGAGCGTTTTGCCAAGCTGGTGAGCTCAGCAGAAGTCCTGCTTCCTGAGCTGCCCTGGCCCCAGCAGTTTGAGAAGGACACCTTCCTTAAACCCGACTTCACTTCCCTGGATGTTCTCACATTTGCCGGCAGTGGAATTCCAGCCGGGATCAACATCCCAAACT ATGATGACATCAGGCAATCAGAAGGCTTTAAAAACGTGTCTCTTGGGAATGTGCTGGCGGTGGCCTACGCCACACAGAAGGAAAAACTCACATTCCTTGACGAGAAGGACAAG GATTTGTTCATCAAATGGAAGGGTCTGTCCTTTGAGGTGCAGGTTGGTCTCCATGAGCTCCTGGGTCATGGAAGTGGCAAGCTGTTTGTCCAG GATGACCGTGGCAAGTTCAACTTCGATCAGAGTAACGTGGTTAACCCAGAGACAGGGGAAAAG GTGTCCAGTTGGTATCGGGGCAGCGAGACATGGGACAGTAAATTCTCCACGATTGCGTCTTCCTATGAAGAATGCAGAGCTGAATGTGTTGGCCTCTATCTGTGCCTGAACAAGCAAGTGCTGAG TATTTTTGGCCATGAGGCTCAGGAGGCTGAGGATGCGGTGTACATCAACTGGCTGAGCATGGTCAGAGCTGGGCTGTTGGGTCTGGAGTTCTACACGCCTGAGAGCAAGAGCTGGAGACAG GCTCACATGCAGGCCCGCTTCGTGATCCTGCGTGTGCTGCTGGAGGCGGGGGAAGGTCTGGTGGGcttggaggaggtggaggggcAGGATGGCAAACCCGACGCACGGATCACTCTGGACCGGAGCAAGATTAGCACCGTGGGGAAGGACGCCATCCACAGGTTCCTCTGTAAACTGCAG GTGTTTAAGTCAACCGCTGATGTGGAAGGAGGCAGAGCTCTCTACGAGGGTTACTCCGCTGTCAGCGACACCGGCGCTCACAACTTCCTGCGTCTGCGTGAGACCGTGCTGCTTCGCAAAGAAGCTCGTAAAATGTTTGTTCAGGCTAACACCAGAATCGGTGGCAATAAGCTGGAGTTTGGTGACAGACACATGAATCAGATTGGAG GGGAGAACGTAGAGCTGGTGGAATATGAAAGCAATGCTGCAGGTTTGATTCGCTCCTTCACCGAGCGCTTCCAAGACGACGCGGAGCAGCTGGAAGACGTCCTATTGGATCTGAACAAAGCTGACGCCTGTTACTGGTGTTGA
- the LOC111609992 gene encoding ras and Rab interactor 1-like isoform X2, whose protein sequence is MAQQEEPLYDFPEPAQPSKRKLLGVQRGRGSLRSISVLDRLLLTVPVWLQLSINPANALHILQREPPGTFLVRKSRTSQKNVLCVRLADDSVPSFVQEFGIREEQSTLSLESSAISFPDLPRLISFYCVSRDVLPFPLELPEAIAKASSHKELESISHMGIEFWRSHLNVRGPRDPPKPRKEEKPDVATSAPPVLLQTNRAAEPDCVFQPDAENQLSAAEPHSNGTKSDSNPTLFQEFCPIKTRSPRELNCSSGQGALCFINPLFLQSQNAFSRRRMFKRSLKIRVSTETSSSLSPPLAPPPPPPLMPKTKGRCKDLKGEGVKPKGAALQVEQDPSVELYVWPEIQEEGQAESEMDHTEADIKQEMALAQLPAIMEHLLDDYMQPCSAVSAHSPSLSPYQSPTVSPRAPPLFPKTCHSRSPHYSPSSSPSVSPYQSPSISPKVKLSLSPYDSPSISPSLSPVTSMNSSLLSEQVCCEEAGPSGPDEQRSVQEAEDEAAHTGDDGGAKDSDEKKEKEENNMDVKNAEEEIFSSESTLEEATETQLPHKQENI, encoded by the exons atgGCACAGCAGGAGGAGCCTCTGTATGATTTCCCAGAGCCCGCCCAGCCATCAAAGCGTAAACTCCTGGGGGTTCAAAGAGGAAGGGGCTCCCTGAGAAGCATCAGCGTGTTGGACCGTCTCCTGCTTACCGTTCCTGTCTGGCTGCAGCTGTCCATCAACCCGGCAAACGCGCTGCACATTCTGCAGAGGGAACCTCCTGGG ACGTTCCTGGTAAGAAAGTCGCGCACATCCCAAAAGAACGTGCTCTGTGTTCGTTTAGCAGATGACAGTGTGCCGTCGTTTGTTCAGGAGTTTGGCATCAGGGAAGAGCAGTCCA CTCTGTCTCTGGAAAGTTCGGCCATCAGCTTTCCAGATCTCCCTAGACTCATTTCCTTTTATTGTGTCAGCAG AGATGTGCTGCCTTTTCCTCTGGAGCTTCCTGAAGCCATCGCAAAGGCGTCATCACACAAGGAGCTCGAGTCCATCTCCCACATGGGAATTG AATTCTGGCGTTCCCATCTGAATGTCCGTGGACCACGGGATCCTCCTAAGCCCAGAAAAGAGGAGAAGCCAGATGTTGCAACATCGGCTCCACCTGTTCTTCTACAGACTAACCGTGCAGCTGAGCCAGACTGTGTTTTCCAACCGGATGCAGAGAACCAGCTCAGTGCAGCTGAACCCCACTCAAACGGCACTAAATCTGATTCAAATCCAACTCTGTTCCAGGAGTTTTGTCCGATCAAAACGCGGAGCCCCAGAGAACTGAACTGCAGCTCCGGTCAGGGCGCTCTCTGCTTCATCAACCCTCTTTTCTTGCAGTCACAGAATGCTTTCTCCAGAAGGCGCATGTTCAAACGCAGCTTAAAGATTCGAGTTTCCACAGAGACGTCAAGCTCGCTCTCCCCTCCGCTCGCTCCGCCACCTCCTCCACCCCTCATGCCTAAAACCAAAGGGAGATGTAAAGATTTAAAAGGAGAGGGAGTCAAACCCAAAGGAGCAGCACTTCAGGTTGAGCAGGATCCATCAGTAGAGCTTTATGTCTGGCCAGAGATACAGGAAGAGGGCCAAGCAGAGAGCGAGATGGACCACACTGAAGCCGACATCAAACAGGAAATGGCTTTAGCTCAGCTACCAGCCATAATGGAGCATCTTTTAGATGATTACATGCAGCCTTGTTCTGCAGTCAGTGCCCACTCTCCCTCGCTTTCTCCTTACCAGTCACCAACAGTTTCTCCAAGAGCCCCCCCTCTTTTCCCCAAAACGTGTCATTCCCGCTCTCCTCACTACTCTCCCAGTTCTTCCCCATCCGTCTCACCTTATCAGTCCCCGTCTATATCCCCCAAAGTGaaactctctctctccccataTGACTCGCCCAGCATTTCTCCATCTCTCTCCCCTGTAACCTCTATGAACTCCTCTTTGCTGTCAGAACAAGTGTGCTGTGAAGAGGCTGGTCCTTCAGGACCAGATGAGCAGAGATCAGTGCAGGAGGCTGAGGATGAAGCAGCACACACGGGTGACGATGGAGGGGCAAAGGATTCAGAtgaaaagaaggagaaagaagagaaCAACATGGATGTAAAGAACGCTGAAGAAGAAATCTTCAGTTCTGAAAGTACTCTTGAAGAAGCAACAGAGACTCAGTTACCCcataaacaggaaaacatttaa
- the LOC111609992 gene encoding ras and Rab interactor 1-like isoform X1, producing MAQQEEPLYDFPEPAQPSKRKLLGVQRGRGSLRSISVLDRLLLTVPVWLQLSINPANALHILQREPPGTFLVRKSRTSQKNVLCVRLADDSVPSFVQEFGIREEQSSKNIIPPLTPCFALSLESSAISFPDLPRLISFYCVSRDVLPFPLELPEAIAKASSHKELESISHMGIEFWRSHLNVRGPRDPPKPRKEEKPDVATSAPPVLLQTNRAAEPDCVFQPDAENQLSAAEPHSNGTKSDSNPTLFQEFCPIKTRSPRELNCSSGQGALCFINPLFLQSQNAFSRRRMFKRSLKIRVSTETSSSLSPPLAPPPPPPLMPKTKGRCKDLKGEGVKPKGAALQVEQDPSVELYVWPEIQEEGQAESEMDHTEADIKQEMALAQLPAIMEHLLDDYMQPCSAVSAHSPSLSPYQSPTVSPRAPPLFPKTCHSRSPHYSPSSSPSVSPYQSPSISPKVKLSLSPYDSPSISPSLSPVTSMNSSLLSEQVCCEEAGPSGPDEQRSVQEAEDEAAHTGDDGGAKDSDEKKEKEENNMDVKNAEEEIFSSESTLEEATETQLPHKQENI from the exons atgGCACAGCAGGAGGAGCCTCTGTATGATTTCCCAGAGCCCGCCCAGCCATCAAAGCGTAAACTCCTGGGGGTTCAAAGAGGAAGGGGCTCCCTGAGAAGCATCAGCGTGTTGGACCGTCTCCTGCTTACCGTTCCTGTCTGGCTGCAGCTGTCCATCAACCCGGCAAACGCGCTGCACATTCTGCAGAGGGAACCTCCTGGG ACGTTCCTGGTAAGAAAGTCGCGCACATCCCAAAAGAACGTGCTCTGTGTTCGTTTAGCAGATGACAGTGTGCCGTCGTTTGTTCAGGAGTTTGGCATCAGGGAAGAGCAGTCCAGTAAGAACATTATTCCACCTCTAACCCCATGTTTTG CTCTGTCTCTGGAAAGTTCGGCCATCAGCTTTCCAGATCTCCCTAGACTCATTTCCTTTTATTGTGTCAGCAG AGATGTGCTGCCTTTTCCTCTGGAGCTTCCTGAAGCCATCGCAAAGGCGTCATCACACAAGGAGCTCGAGTCCATCTCCCACATGGGAATTG AATTCTGGCGTTCCCATCTGAATGTCCGTGGACCACGGGATCCTCCTAAGCCCAGAAAAGAGGAGAAGCCAGATGTTGCAACATCGGCTCCACCTGTTCTTCTACAGACTAACCGTGCAGCTGAGCCAGACTGTGTTTTCCAACCGGATGCAGAGAACCAGCTCAGTGCAGCTGAACCCCACTCAAACGGCACTAAATCTGATTCAAATCCAACTCTGTTCCAGGAGTTTTGTCCGATCAAAACGCGGAGCCCCAGAGAACTGAACTGCAGCTCCGGTCAGGGCGCTCTCTGCTTCATCAACCCTCTTTTCTTGCAGTCACAGAATGCTTTCTCCAGAAGGCGCATGTTCAAACGCAGCTTAAAGATTCGAGTTTCCACAGAGACGTCAAGCTCGCTCTCCCCTCCGCTCGCTCCGCCACCTCCTCCACCCCTCATGCCTAAAACCAAAGGGAGATGTAAAGATTTAAAAGGAGAGGGAGTCAAACCCAAAGGAGCAGCACTTCAGGTTGAGCAGGATCCATCAGTAGAGCTTTATGTCTGGCCAGAGATACAGGAAGAGGGCCAAGCAGAGAGCGAGATGGACCACACTGAAGCCGACATCAAACAGGAAATGGCTTTAGCTCAGCTACCAGCCATAATGGAGCATCTTTTAGATGATTACATGCAGCCTTGTTCTGCAGTCAGTGCCCACTCTCCCTCGCTTTCTCCTTACCAGTCACCAACAGTTTCTCCAAGAGCCCCCCCTCTTTTCCCCAAAACGTGTCATTCCCGCTCTCCTCACTACTCTCCCAGTTCTTCCCCATCCGTCTCACCTTATCAGTCCCCGTCTATATCCCCCAAAGTGaaactctctctctccccataTGACTCGCCCAGCATTTCTCCATCTCTCTCCCCTGTAACCTCTATGAACTCCTCTTTGCTGTCAGAACAAGTGTGCTGTGAAGAGGCTGGTCCTTCAGGACCAGATGAGCAGAGATCAGTGCAGGAGGCTGAGGATGAAGCAGCACACACGGGTGACGATGGAGGGGCAAAGGATTCAGAtgaaaagaaggagaaagaagagaaCAACATGGATGTAAAGAACGCTGAAGAAGAAATCTTCAGTTCTGAAAGTACTCTTGAAGAAGCAACAGAGACTCAGTTACCCcataaacaggaaaacatttaa